TGGACATACGCGGGAGTACTTTCGATGTCGCTTCGTCACTTTACCTTGATCGCTGGACATTCGACCGGCTTGAAGCGACCGTCCGCACTCCGCCGAATAAAACCGTTCCTGCGGATTTGGATGTCGATATGGCGGATTTCAGCGGACGGGCGGGCGTCGATTTGAATCTCATCCTTCAGGATAAAATTTTCGATGTGACCGGGAAAGTATATGTCGAAGACGTAAAAGCGAAATTCCGTATGGCAGAATTGCTCGGAGAACGCGAAATGAATTATATCGTTCCGACGAGGGCAAATGTCGATGTCGTCTTCGGTCCGCACGTCAGCCTCGTCTTCGATCCGCTGCTCAGGTGCGTCTTTGCACCCGGCGATGCAATCAAAGTAAAATTCGACCAGACGGACAATTCGTATTCGATTGACGGCGATATGCACTTGCGTTCCGGCGATATCGCGTATTTGAACCGCAGCTTTTATCTGCGGCAAGGAACGATCCGTTTCAGCGATACGGACGATCGATTCAATCCGCGCATTACGGTGAAAGCCGAAACGAGAGAACGCGACTCGAACGGAAGCGATATACGAATCATCCTTTCGGCGGAAAATCAGCCCCTGCTCGATTTTAATCCGCAATTTTCATCGATTCCCGCAAAATCGGAGGCGGAAATCCGTACGCTTTTGGGGCAGATCGTCGCCGCCGATTCGGGAAACATGCGCGACATCCTTATCGCGACGACCGATTACGCCATTCAATCGACGATCGGGCGCGCCGTCGAAAACAAGTTGCGCGATTGGCTGAAATTTGATATATTTTCGATTAGAACGACCGTTTTGCAGAATACGCTGCGGATGGGTTTTTCAGGCGATTTAACCCGGAGAGATTTATCGGCAGGTAACTTTCTCGACAATTCGACTGTTTATATTGGTAAATACTTCGGAAGCGTATTGTATGCCGATGCGCTCATGCATTTGGTGTACGATAAGACGAGGGTTGACGACAGCTCGACGGCGCAGGGGATTACATTCCAGCCGGAATTCGGTTTCGAACTTGAAGCGCCGTTTGCGAACATTCGATGGGATATGGCACCCGATATCACTGCGATGCTCAATAATGTCATTGTTCCTTCGACGTCGCTGACGCTTTCGTGGCGATTTTCATTTTGAGCCTTTCGAAAGCCGATTCGAAGTCCGCGAAAGCGGACACGTAGAATCGGTTCTTTGCAGAACGAGCCGGAGGCTCCAGCTTTCTGCAAAAGTTTTTATGGGAGATGATATGCGTTTTAACCGCAGGATGTATATTCGTTTCGTGCTTTCGCTTTTCATTGCACTCAGTGCATCCTTAGCCGTGTCCGCCGAAGAAAGTGAAGATGACGGCTGGTTTTGGGGTAAAACGATTTCCGAAATTTCATTTGAAGGATTAAAAAACGTCAAACGTTCCGAACTTACGGGTATTACGAACGCTTTTGTCGGACGGCCGTTTACCGAAGAAGTGTATACCGATTTGACCGACCGCCTTTACGCGCTCGATATGTTCGACGATATTACACCGTTTGCAAAACACGATCCGAAAACGGCGGATAAAATTCTGCTCGTCTTTCAGGTAAAAGAGCGCCCCGTCATCCAATCGATACGCTTTTCGGGTAACTCGAAAATCAGAAACGGAGAACTGCGCGATGCCGTCACGGTAAAGACCGGTGATATATTTGTCGAAAGCAAAGTGCTCCTCGATGAACGCGCGCTCCGCGACGTGTATTTGAAAAAAGGCTATACCGATGCGACGATTTCGCATACGACGGAAGAGCTTTCCGACGGAATCCGCATTACCTTTGTCATAAACGAAGGGGCAAGCACTGTAATCGCGGCGATACGTTTTTCCGGAAACGCTCTCGTTTCCGAGCGGACGCTCAAAAGCAAAATGACGCTCAAAGAAGCGGGTTTTATGAAAGGCGGCGCGTTTCAGCGTTCAGCGCTTGAGGCGGACAAACAGGCTGTCGTTTTATATTATCAGGACCGCGGTTATGCGGATGCCCGCGTGCTCGACGTCGTACAGGAATCGGTTTTTAACGAAAAAAAAGGCCGCAACGAATTGACGCTTACCTTTGTCGTACAGGAAGGACCGCAGTACACGTACGCCGGAACGACGATAAGCGGCAACGAAATATTTTCAAAAGAAACGCTTTTGTCGTATATCAAATTGAAACCGGGTGCCGTCTTCAATCAGACGAAGTATCAGGAAGGTTTGCAGGGTATTACGAGCCTCTATGCCGAAAACGGCTATATGACCAATCAATACGCGCCTGCAGTCAATAAAGACGTCGAGCGGCGCACTATTTCCGTTTCGCTTTCGATCGTCGAGCGGCCGAGAAGCCACATCGAAAATATTATCATCAAAGGCAATACCAAAACGAAGGATTACGTTATCAGACGGGAAATTCCGCTCGAGCCGGGCGACGTTTTTTCGCGCGATAAAGTCATGCAGGGTATACGAAACCTGTACAACCTCCAGTATTTTTCGAGCGTCGTGCCCGAGCCGATGCCCGGGAGTGAAAACAATCTCGTCGATTTGGTGTTTACCGTCGAAGAACAATCGACGACGACGCTCGAATTCGGCATGACGTTTTCGGGTGTTTCCGATCCCGACGATTTTCCGATATCGCTTTTTGCGCGCTGGCAGAATTCGAATTTGCGGGGCGAAGGACGATCGATTTCCACGGGCACGAATATTTCGAATACGGCGCAAACCGTCAACGCATCTTACGGCCAAAACTGGCTGTTCGATTTGCCGATCGGTATCAGCGAGTCGATTTCGTTTTCGCATTCCAAAGAATCTTCTCTGCGCCTGCAGGTGCTCAACGACGGAACGGTTTCGGACGACGAATATTATATGCAGTTTGAATCGTGGGGCGTTACGTTCAGCTCTTCGATCGGCCGCCGCTGGCTCCCCGATTTTGCAATTTTGCAGCTGAACGGCGGGCTTTCGACGCTGCTCAACAGCAACGTATACGATCAGGGAATTTATGTACCGCACGATTCGAGCATCAATCAAAATGCGAACCGGCTCGGTTTAACCAATTCCGTGTGGGGCAGCGTATCGCTCGACAATCGCAATATCAGCTACGATCCCTCGCGCGGCTGGTTCGTCAGCCAGCGCATCGGCTGGTACGGCCTTATCCCCGGTCTTGAAAAAGAGTTTTTCCTTAAAAGCGATACGAAACTCGAAGGTTATTTTACACTGTTCAATATTCCCATTACGAAAGCCTGGTCGCTGAAAGCGGTATTCGCCGCGTATACGGGACTTACGGCGATATTCCCCATTCCCGGTACGCTCCTCGGCGATTCGAACAAAGCCTATATCGACGGCATGTTCAACGGGCGCGGATGGACGAGCATCTATAACAAAGTGCGCGGCAAAGCGATGCTCAGCAATCGAGTCGAACTGCGCATCCCGATATTTCCGAATATCGTCGGCGTGGACGGCTTTTTCGATGCCGCCGCCGTTACGACGGACGTAAAAACGATGTTCAACAGTCTGTCGGTAAACGATTTTTATTTCAGCTTCGGCCCGGGCTTGCGCTTCCTTTTGCCGCAGTTCCCGCTGCACCTTTTGTACGCGTGGACGTTTAAACACAGCGATGCCAAAGGCTGGTATTTCAACGATCCGAACGGCGTGTTCGTGCTTTCGTTCAACATAACGAACCGTTGATATATTTTAATAATTTTGGAGAATAAAATGATGCATCGTTTACAAAAAATACTGATAGCGTCTTCACTCTGTACCGTTTTTTCCGCAGCATATCTTTCGGCACAGCAGATTACGAAATTCGGAGTGGTCGATACGGCGAAAGTGTATAACGCGTATTTCCGCAATTCTTCGGCGGTGCGCAATTACGAACGAAAAAAAGCCGAGTATCAGGAAGAAATCAAT
This Treponema socranskii subsp. buccale DNA region includes the following protein-coding sequences:
- the bamA gene encoding outer membrane protein assembly factor BamA; this translates as MGDDMRFNRRMYIRFVLSLFIALSASLAVSAEESEDDGWFWGKTISEISFEGLKNVKRSELTGITNAFVGRPFTEEVYTDLTDRLYALDMFDDITPFAKHDPKTADKILLVFQVKERPVIQSIRFSGNSKIRNGELRDAVTVKTGDIFVESKVLLDERALRDVYLKKGYTDATISHTTEELSDGIRITFVINEGASTVIAAIRFSGNALVSERTLKSKMTLKEAGFMKGGAFQRSALEADKQAVVLYYQDRGYADARVLDVVQESVFNEKKGRNELTLTFVVQEGPQYTYAGTTISGNEIFSKETLLSYIKLKPGAVFNQTKYQEGLQGITSLYAENGYMTNQYAPAVNKDVERRTISVSLSIVERPRSHIENIIIKGNTKTKDYVIRREIPLEPGDVFSRDKVMQGIRNLYNLQYFSSVVPEPMPGSENNLVDLVFTVEEQSTTTLEFGMTFSGVSDPDDFPISLFARWQNSNLRGEGRSISTGTNISNTAQTVNASYGQNWLFDLPIGISESISFSHSKESSLRLQVLNDGTVSDDEYYMQFESWGVTFSSSIGRRWLPDFAILQLNGGLSTLLNSNVYDQGIYVPHDSSINQNANRLGLTNSVWGSVSLDNRNISYDPSRGWFVSQRIGWYGLIPGLEKEFFLKSDTKLEGYFTLFNIPITKAWSLKAVFAAYTGLTAIFPIPGTLLGDSNKAYIDGMFNGRGWTSIYNKVRGKAMLSNRVELRIPIFPNIVGVDGFFDAAAVTTDVKTMFNSLSVNDFYFSFGPGLRFLLPQFPLHLLYAWTFKHSDAKGWYFNDPNGVFVLSFNITNR